A window of Pseudocalidococcus azoricus BACA0444 genomic DNA:
TTCCACTCAATAATTACACAGGGAAAAATGTAGGAAGTTGCTGCCCGGCCTGGACTTGGCGGGGCTAGTTATTCCACGCTAATCTGATCTACACCCCTCGAATGTTCGACCTCTGAGCTTGAATGATTGAGCTTTGAGAAGTTTTTCTCTCACAGTTTTTGGGCTGCTGACACCACATAAAAGCTACTCAAGTGTTGCTAGTTTTTGCAATACCTGACTTACGGACAGCACAGGGACTAAGCTAGTAGAAAAATAAGCGTCGCGGGTAACAATTGCATCTAAGCTCTGAGTTGATGCACACGCAATTTGCACCGCATCCTCAAAATCTAATGTAGTGGATGTCAGCGCTAGTTCTAATGCAGAACGATCAACGGGGCAAATTTCCATAGCTGACAATGTGATTTCTATTACTTGTCTTGCCCGTTCAATACTTTGAGTATGCCGTCTTGCAATATAAAAAATATCTGTTAACGTTGTCGCCGTAGCATAACTAATAATCTCACCAGAGGCTATCTCCTGAAATAATGCTTCCGCATCAATAAAAAACGGTGCTCTTTCCAGTAAGAAGTCCAGAATGATATTGGTATCAACTAAAACTCTCATTATGTATATTTTTCTACCAATCGCTCTCCTAACATAGCTTGAACTTCAGCATCTGTAGGCGCAGGCTGATCTGATTTTAATAATCCCCGCATTTGATTAATCAGTTCTGTCCGTTCCGCACGTAAACGCCCTTGAATAGAACTACTGGGAATATAAACAGATGGCTCTACAACTGACTCTGTTTGACTGGTCTGATGGTTGAGTTCTTCCTGAAGGGACTCAACAATGAGATTTACCAGAGTCAACCGATCGCTCAGCGATAATTTAAAGGCTTGTTCTTTAACTTCTTTCAGTGACATAAGGAAATGCTAACCAACGCTAATATCTAAAATTTTAGTCGTCATTTCTCTATAACGAACAATGAACCGGGAGGCGAGACCGACAAGTTGGCTATACTGCTACTTCCAAAATACAAAGCAGCCAGCTATTTATTGGACGGAAAACTTTGTCTAAAAGTATCTTTAAGGTGTTGAGACTAAATGTCAAGTTTCCTCTTAATAATTACACGGGTAAAAATATAGGAGGTTTCCGCAGGGCCTGGAATTGGCCTGGCTACTGGGTCAGAAGTCAAAGTATTTTTTGATCCTCAATTTCTGGAAAGAGCGGTTCTAGATAATCGTCCTTCCCAGGATTAGCTGTTTTGGTGTAAGTGTTGTGTTTTAGGTTGGCGCAGTGTTTTTAATCATCCAGAGGATGCTTCCGTAACGGGACGGTCGCCAATGGCATCATAACCTTGGGCCCCGAAGATTGCTTCAGGATGGCGATAATATTTAATTTCAATTAGGTTGTGAAATGGATCCGCTAGAAAAAAGGTTTTGTGCTCTAACAGAGAATTCTGAAAGCGGTTTTTGGGGGGGTGAAAAAATCCTAATTGCTGCTGTCCTACCTGGTTGCGCAGTCTTTCCCAATCAGCTTCGGCAGTAAAAATCAAACCAAAATGACGGGGATAAATGCTTTTGGGTGGCTCAAGGGGATCGGTAGTCACATGGGCAACCAGTTGATGACCATACAGATTCAGGATTAAACAATGGGCATTCTCACGACCTGAGGTACACCCCAGGCCCTCAACATAATAGGCTTTGGTATCGCTGATATTGGAGACCGGGAAGGCCAGATGAAACAATACGGTTGACGTGAGCATCGGACTTGCCGAGGTTCCTGCTGTTGGTGTTTCAATGATCTTTAGGTTGCTCATGATTTAGGATGTCCCCACCAATTAGACTCCTCAATTATCGCGATTGCTTAGGAATCAGGAGTCATCAAGCTCAACAGATAAACTCAATTCGCTAGAAATAATCCCTTGACTACCTTGATTTTTAGGTTGCATCGTCTAAGCTATCCAATAAGGCATTTGTCCCAATAGGAAGTTTTGATGAACGTCGTTGCCCCCAATTCCCTACTTTCTCCCCAGGCCCCCACTACCGCCATCAATCCGCACCTCGCTAGTCAAGCTCCCCAAGTTAAATTTCAAGTTGTTCACTGGATTGCCGGCCGCTTTCGGATTCGGATTCCTCGCCTAGGCTATGACGTGGAATATGGGGAAAAACTGCTCCACGTTGTCAGCCAAATTAACGCCGTTACCTCTGTGCGTGTGAATCCTCCTGCTCGTTCCCTAGTTGTGGCATATGATCTCAAAGTTTTGGGCTACTCCATGGCTGTGATCCAGGCCGAGATCTATCAATCCATTGAATTAGCCGCTGTTTTACCCGATGTTCCCCTCCTGGCGGCCGAAGTCGATAGTTGCCAACCCGAAGCCGAAACGGTGAATCTTTGGGAGCGGATGGGGTTACCTGCCTTAAGTTTAAGTTTGAGTTTGGCGGCCTTGTTGGGCGTGCCGATCCCTGGGGTGGTTATTGGCGGGGTGGTGATGGCAGCGGCCCTTCCAGCAATGAAGCGGGCCTGGGATTCCTTAGTACAAGATCGGGAGTTAACCATTGATTTCCTGGATGCCTTAGCCATTTCCCTACATACGGCCCAAGGGCATTACTTTGCGCCAGCCTTTATGTTGGGCTTGATTGAAGGGGGCGAGGCGATTCGAGATTTAACGGCTAGGGGTTCAGAACGGGCCTCCTTGGATTTATTGGATTGCTTGGGTAAATTCGCCTTTGTGGAACGGGATGGGGTCGAGGTTGAAATTCCCGTCAAAGAGGTGGTCGTGGGGGATCGGGTCGTGGTCTATCCAGGCGATCAAATTCCGGTGGATGGGATGGTGATTAAAGGCACGGGCCTGGTGGATCAATGCAAACTGACGGGGGAATCAGTTCCGGTAACTCGCACTGAGGGGATGGAGGTCTTTGCTTCGACGCTCTTAGTTGAAGGGCAGATGGTGATCTTGGCAGAACGGGTCGGCAACCAAACGCGGGCCGGGGTGATTGTCGGTTTAATGCAGGCCGCTCCCGTCCATGATACCCGGATTGAGAATTATGCCGGGATGATTGCCAACCAGGCTGTGATTCCAACCTTAGGCATTTCGGCGGCGGTGGGCTTACTCTCTGGGGACTTGAACCGAGCCATTGCCCTGTTGACCTTAGATTTAGGGACGGGGATTCGGGTTTCGGTCCCAACGACCATTCTTTCCGCTCTCACCTATGCGGCCCAACATGGGGTCTTAATTCGCAGTGGGCGGGCGATTGAACTCTTGGCTCGGATTGATACGGTTGTCTTCGATAAAACTGGCACTCTGACCCAAGGCCATGCCGGTGTCACCGATATTGTCGTGATGCATCCGGACTATACTGGGCCGCAAATTTTAGCCATGGCTGCCAGTGCGGAACAGGGGTTAACCCATCCCGTAGCTACGGCGATTGTCCGCCAGGCCCAGCATGATCATTTAGAACTAACCGACTGTGAAGATTGGGAATACAAGGTTGGCCTGGGGGTTGTCACAAGGGTGCAAGGCATCAATCTCTTGGTCGGTAGCCGCCGGATGATGAAGGAATATGAGATTGACCTGACGGATTTAGAACACCACCATCCTGAACTGCAAACCGGACGCAATTCCCTGGTTTATGTGGCGGGTGATGGAAAACTTTTGGGCGTGATTCTCTACAGTGATCCGATCCGGGCTGAGAGCAAAGAAATTATCCAAGAACTCCAAGGCGCGGGCATTACCCCCTATATGCTCAGTGGGGATGTGGGGCGGGTGGCCCAGGCCGTGGCGGTCGAGTTGGGCATCCAACAAAAGCACATCTATGCCGAAGCCTTCCCCGAGCGCAAAGTCGAAGTCGTCAAAGGGTTGCATGAATCCGGGCGAGTGGTGGCCTTCTGTGGGGATGGGATTAACGATTCTGCCGCTTTAGCCTATGCCGATGTTTCGATTTCTTTTGCGGGGGCGACTGATATTGCCCGGGAAACGGCCGATGTGGTGCTGATGGAAGATGATTTGCGAGGACTTACTCTGGCGATTCGGATTGCCAAACAGGCCATGGATATTGTCTGGCAAAATACAGCGATTGTGGCCATTCCCAACTTAGGGGCAATGGTGTCCGGGGTTGTTTTCGCCTTAGATCCGATTCTGGCAGTGGTGATCAATAACGGGACGGCAATTTTAGCTGAACTGAATGGTTTGCGTCCCCTGGTGGGCCCTGGAGGAGCATTACCCTTGGCGGCGGCGAAAGACCCCCAGCAATTCTTGGAGGAATGGGAAGCGATTCACCCCAGCCAGCCCGTGCATCATAATTCCCATCATGAGTCTGAACAGTCTTCAACGTCCATTGAAGTGACTCCTGCCGCGGTTTAAATTAGGTATGGGATTGCATCATGTGTCAATTCGCACGGCCCAGATTCACCAGGCCCTGGCCTTTTATGAACTTCTTGGCTTTACGGTAGAAGTCCGATTCACGACGGGGGAGACTTTAGCCTGCTGGATGACCGGTCTGGGAACAAGGATTGAGTTAATTCAAATTCCCCGTCCAGCCCCGCCGCCCGATGCCTTTGGTGATCCCCACTATGTTGGCTACTACCACCTGTCCTTTGATCTGACGGATCACTTGGAACCCGGTCAAACCTTGGCAGATTGGTTAGCTAGTTTGGAACTTAGGGTAAAAGAACAAGGCCTGGCCTGGAAAATGCTCTTACCCGTCACAGAACAAATGATCGGAGATCAGGTTTATGATGTTGCCTTCATTCAAGATCGGGATGGCCTGCCTCTAGAATTCTTAGAGCAAAAATCTCCCCCTGTATAAACTACTCTGGGTGGTTGATGGGCCAATAGTCCCCGTATTTTGACCGCAGCGTTTCCCAGGCCTGGACTTGTCCCGGAGCATATTCCCCTGGTTTGCCCCACTGTAAAAAAGCACTTAAGGCTGGTTTGTCCTCAGTTCTCATAAAGCGAATCGCATAGGTGGGAAAGTTACCCCGCTTGGCCTGGCCTGCTTCAAACTTGACGGCGATCACTTGGTCTAAATTCAAATGAAATTCAAACTCACCCGCGTGCATATTGGCATATCGGCCTTGGGGTAAATCGGCATAAAACACTTTGGTCAGGGGGGCCTGGATTTCCAGAACGGCTACATCATTGGTGACGACTAAACGCAATCGTCCCAGAGACTCGCAATCGGCTAAAAATGCTTCTAAGGCTGCGGGGAATTCTCTCATGGCCTGTTTTCCTTTGCTGATCCACTTCCCCTATTGTTTCACACTCAATTCTGGCCGCAAGGACTTCAGCACTAATGCGCGCAGATATGGAGATAGCTGGCCTGGAGATAAAGTTTTAAAATTACCAAAATATAAATATTTTTTATCTATGATGGGTATAGTAGTTTCGGGTTGGTTATGGACGCGCCTTCAATACACCAGGCCTGGCTTGTTTTATACCAGAAAGGGGAGGTAGTCGCTAAACATTCCTTAGAGGGTCAACTGGCCTGGAATATTGGCCGCAGTAAAGAGTGTGACATTACAGTTCCTGACCAATATGTTTCTCGCATCCAAGCTGTTCTGAAATGTATTCCCGGAGAGCCGCTGCCAACATACACGATTCAAGATATTTCTAGTCGCAATGGCACTCTAATCAACGGTGTAAAAAGTCAAGGAGCAGCCTGTCTATATCACGGGGACATCATCATGATGGGAGACACAGATATGGTGTTCCGTTGCCCAGCCTTAACAAAA
This region includes:
- a CDS encoding VOC family protein produces the protein MLTSTVLFHLAFPVSNISDTKAYYVEGLGCTSGRENAHCLILNLYGHQLVAHVTTDPLEPPKSIYPRHFGLIFTAEADWERLRNQVGQQQLGFFHPPKNRFQNSLLEHKTFFLADPFHNLIEIKYYRHPEAIFGAQGYDAIGDRPVTEASSG
- a CDS encoding ChuX/HutX family heme-like substrate-binding protein, with product MREFPAALEAFLADCESLGRLRLVVTNDVAVLEIQAPLTKVFYADLPQGRYANMHAGEFEFHLNLDQVIAVKFEAGQAKRGNFPTYAIRFMRTEDKPALSAFLQWGKPGEYAPGQVQAWETLRSKYGDYWPINHPE
- a CDS encoding heavy metal translocating P-type ATPase encodes the protein MNVVAPNSLLSPQAPTTAINPHLASQAPQVKFQVVHWIAGRFRIRIPRLGYDVEYGEKLLHVVSQINAVTSVRVNPPARSLVVAYDLKVLGYSMAVIQAEIYQSIELAAVLPDVPLLAAEVDSCQPEAETVNLWERMGLPALSLSLSLAALLGVPIPGVVIGGVVMAAALPAMKRAWDSLVQDRELTIDFLDALAISLHTAQGHYFAPAFMLGLIEGGEAIRDLTARGSERASLDLLDCLGKFAFVERDGVEVEIPVKEVVVGDRVVVYPGDQIPVDGMVIKGTGLVDQCKLTGESVPVTRTEGMEVFASTLLVEGQMVILAERVGNQTRAGVIVGLMQAAPVHDTRIENYAGMIANQAVIPTLGISAAVGLLSGDLNRAIALLTLDLGTGIRVSVPTTILSALTYAAQHGVLIRSGRAIELLARIDTVVFDKTGTLTQGHAGVTDIVVMHPDYTGPQILAMAASAEQGLTHPVATAIVRQAQHDHLELTDCEDWEYKVGLGVVTRVQGINLLVGSRRMMKEYEIDLTDLEHHHPELQTGRNSLVYVAGDGKLLGVILYSDPIRAESKEIIQELQGAGITPYMLSGDVGRVAQAVAVELGIQQKHIYAEAFPERKVEVVKGLHESGRVVAFCGDGINDSAALAYADVSISFAGATDIARETADVVLMEDDLRGLTLAIRIAKQAMDIVWQNTAIVAIPNLGAMVSGVVFALDPILAVVINNGTAILAELNGLRPLVGPGGALPLAAAKDPQQFLEEWEAIHPSQPVHHNSHHESEQSSTSIEVTPAAV
- a CDS encoding PIN domain-containing protein, whose translation is MRVLVDTNIILDFLLERAPFFIDAEALFQEIASGEIISYATATTLTDIFYIARRHTQSIERARQVIEITLSAMEICPVDRSALELALTSTTLDFEDAVQIACASTQSLDAIVTRDAYFSTSLVPVLSVSQVLQKLATLE
- a CDS encoding FHA domain-containing protein, which encodes MDAPSIHQAWLVLYQKGEVVAKHSLEGQLAWNIGRSKECDITVPDQYVSRIQAVLKCIPGEPLPTYTIQDISSRNGTLINGVKSQGAACLYHGDIIMMGDTDMVFRCPALTKSILEELQAQSEEGSAPN
- a CDS encoding VOC family protein, producing the protein MHHVSIRTAQIHQALAFYELLGFTVEVRFTTGETLACWMTGLGTRIELIQIPRPAPPPDAFGDPHYVGYYHLSFDLTDHLEPGQTLADWLASLELRVKEQGLAWKMLLPVTEQMIGDQVYDVAFIQDRDGLPLEFLEQKSPPV